The following proteins are co-located in the Delphinus delphis chromosome 5, mDelDel1.2, whole genome shotgun sequence genome:
- the ODAM gene encoding LOW QUALITY PROTEIN: odontogenic ameloblast-associated protein (The sequence of the model RefSeq protein was modified relative to this genomic sequence to represent the inferred CDS: deleted 1 base in 1 codon; substituted 1 base at 1 genomic stop codon) yields the protein MKTIILLGILGATISAPLIPQCLMSASNSNELLLNLNNAQLQPLRLQDPFNSWIPPFPGILQQQQQAQIPGLSRFPLSTLDWFAGQVPNQIPFPGQVSFAQETRAGQLNPSQPQTPPQTKQGPNKMXVMPSVFSFKMPRELAQMLLYYPVYMLLPWDQPQQTVAQSPPQTRQLLFEEQMPFYTEFGYIPRQAEPVMPRGQQQPAFDPFLGTAPEIAVMVTGGVSPYLQKKMINFKHANAGIFIPSTSQKPSTTNFFTSAIDSTITPELMEKKAKTNSLKEP from the exons atgaaaactataattctTCTTGGGATACTGGGAGCCACAATATCAGCCCCA cTTATTCCACAGTGCCTTATGTCTGCAAGCAACAGCAATGAA TTACTTCTGAACCTTAATAATGCTCAGCTTCAGCCACTACGGCTTCAG GATCCATTTAATTCATGGATTCCTCCTTTCCCTGGGATTctacaacagcagcagcag gcTCAAATTCCAGGACTCTCCCGATTCCCTTTATCAACTCTCGACTGGTTTGCTGGACAGGTCCCAAATCAGATACCCTTCCCAGGACAGGTCAGTTTTGCCCAAGAAACCCGGGCAGGACAGCTGAACCCCTCACAGCCTCAAACACCACCGCAGACCAAACAGGGCCCTAATAAAATGTAA GTTATGCCCTCTGTGTTCTCCTTCAAAATGCCTCGTGAACTAGCACAG ATGCTTCTGTACTACCCAGTTTACATGCTcctaccctgggaccagcctCAACAAACAGTCGCACAGTCACCTCCGCAAACCAGACAGCTGCTGTTTGAGGAGCAG ATGCCATTCTATACTGAATTTGGATATATTCCACGACAAGCAGAACCT GTTATGCCGAGAGGACAGCAGCAACCAGCCTTTGATCCCTTCCTAGGCACAGCTCCTGAAATTGCTGTGATGGTAA CAGGAGGAGTGTCaccatatttacaaaaaaaaatgataaattttaagcACGCCAATGCAGGAATTTTCATTCCTTCAACTTCACAAAAACCCAGCACAACAAATTTTTTTACTTCTGCTATTGACTCAACTATTACCCCAGAACTCATGGAAAAGAAG GCCAAGACCAATAGCCTAAAGGAACCATAA